The Pyrus communis chromosome 9, drPyrComm1.1, whole genome shotgun sequence genome has a segment encoding these proteins:
- the LOC137746187 gene encoding trihelix transcription factor DF1-like, whose translation MEANGLFSGMLGLEMPLHQNTQNPQNPHHHMHQPQMVAYAPHHDPDNHQNPHQSVKEGHPFAPKSKQIALSDDDEPGFGADDNSNGDNKKKISPWQRMKWTDTMVRLLIMAVFYIGDDASDGPDPTGKKKPAGGLLQKKGKWKSVSRAMVEKGFYVSPQQCEDKFNDLNKRYKRVNDILGKGAACRVVENQGLLEKMDLAPKMKEEVRKLMNSKHLFFREMCAYHNSCGHGTVSGGSNGAHNSPPEVATEPSEIPVWPQPHEQLQQRRCFHSSENAQAVANSGRSETEGSKVIKGGSEDEDEDYEDDDSDEEVVRGGSKGHMGHGNHEDNDDNDERAPQKVPRKEGCFSGSSSSTQLMQQLNCEVRVVLQDVSKTAWEKKQWLKTRMIQLEEQQVSYQHRAFELEKQRLMWIKYSGKKERYMERGKLENERRRLENERMLLVVRGNELELLELHHQQQQQNSSNKRSDPSSPTG comes from the coding sequence ATGGAAGCCAATGGGTTGTTTTCTGGAATGCTTGGCCTGGAAATGCCTTTGcaccaaaatacccaaaacccccaaaacccTCACCACCATATGCACCAACCCCAAATGGTTGCCTATGCCCCCCACCATGACCCCGACAACCACCAAAACCCTCACCAATCTGTGAAAGAGGGGCACCCATTTGCACCCAAGTCCAAACAAATTGCCCTCAGTGATGATGACGAACCCGGTTTCGGTGCTGATGACAACAGCAATGGGGATAACAAGAAGAAGATATCGCCATGGCAGAGAATGAAGTGGACCGACACCATGGTGAGGCTCCTGATCATGGCCGTGTTTTACATTGGTGACGACGCTTCTGATGGCCCTGATCCTACAGGCAAGAAGAAGCCTGCTGGTGGGTTGCTGCAGAAGAAAGGGAAGTGGAAATCGGTGTCCCGAGCTATGGTGGAGAAGGGTTTCTACGTGTCGCCGCAGCAATGTGAGGACAAGTTCAACGATTTGAATAAGAGGTATAAGAGGGTTAATGATATTCTTGGGAAGGGGGCAGCTTGCCGGGTTGTGGAGAATCAGGGCTTGTTGGAAAAGATGGATTTGGCACCAAAGATGAAGGAAGAAGTTCGTAAATTGATGAATTCGAAGCACCTGTTTTTCAGAGAAATGTGTGCTTATCATAATAGTTGTGGTCATGGAACTGTTAGTGGTGGGTCTAATGGCGCGCATAACTCCCCGCCAGAGGTGGCCACAGAGCCGTCTGAGATCCCAGTGTGGCCGCAGCCGCACGAGCAGCTCCAGCAGCGGAGATGCTTTCATTCGTCAGAAAATGCTCAAGCGGTTGCCAATTCAGGAAGGTCAGAGACCGAGGGATCCAAGGTAATAAAAGGAGGAAGCGAGGACGAAGATGAAGACTACGAGGATGATGATTCGGATGAGGAGGTGGTTCGAGGTGGTTCTAAAGGTCACATGGGGCATGGAAATCACGAAGACAACGATGACAACGATGAAAGAGCTCCCCAAAAAGTGCCAAGAAAGGAAGGCTGTTTTTCGGGGTCGTCCTCATCCACCCAATTAATGCAGCAATTGAACTGTGAGGTGAGGGTTGTGCTGCAAGATGTGTCAAAGACCGCGTGGGAGAAGAAGCAGTGGTTGAAAACAAGGATGATACAATTGGAGGAACAGCAAGTGAGCTACCAACACCGAGCTTTCGAGCTCGAGAAGCAGAGGCTCATGTGGATCAAGTACAGTGGGAAGAAGGAAAGGTACATGGAGAGAGGCAAGCTTGAGAACGAGCGAAGGCGACTTGAGAACGAGAGGATGCTATTGGTCGTCCGCGGGAATGAGCTCGAGTTGCTGGAGCTTCAtcaccagcagcagcaacagaATTCTTCAAACAAAAGAAGTGATCCATCTTCCCCCACTGGATAG